A DNA window from Mastomys coucha isolate ucsf_1 unplaced genomic scaffold, UCSF_Mcou_1 pScaffold21, whole genome shotgun sequence contains the following coding sequences:
- the LOC116100348 gene encoding V-set and transmembrane domain-containing protein 1-like isoform X1, translating to MDIDFIYLLCLGLCLCYGDDDENEELPRPSISAWPSSVVKCKSNVTLRCGTHFQNVTVTLGRLHNSQYQQQKRSLGREAEFHLTNLQLEDAGGYFCTYRTVVSHKWSGQSQLLRLVVTDGVGEGGGNCPRPSDSKLIFLTTFSCLCISLLFVSIFFIYRCTRQGSSHEEPPKRNNHSNFPRQEEDEEEEEEEEEEEEDIIVTLNDHVCKHEHEVSCGE from the exons ATGGACATAGATTTCATATACCTGCTTTGCCTGG GGCTGTGCCTGTGCTATGGAGATGACGATGAGAACG AGGAACTTCCCAGGCCTTCCATCAGTGCCTGGCCCAGCTCTGTGGTCAAGTGCAAGAGTAATGTCACTCTCCGATGTGGGACTCACTTCCAGAATGTTACAGTCACTCTGGGAAGGTTGCACAACTCTCAGTACCAGCAACAGAAGAGGTCACTGGGAAGGGAAGCTGAGTTTCACCTTACCAACCTGCAGCTTGAAGATGCTGGAGGCTATTTCTGTACCTACAGAACAGTAGTCTCCCACAAGTGGTCAGGACAGAGTCAGCTCTTACGGTTGGTGGTCACAG ATGGTGTGGGAGAAGGTGGAGGAAATTGCCCCAGACCATCAGACAGCAAACTCATCTTCCTGACCACCTTCAGTTGCCTCtgcatctctcttctctttgtctccatCTTCTTTATCTACAGATGCACTCGGCAAG GTTCATCACATGAAGAACCCCCCAAGAG AAACAACCATTCTAATTTTCCAaggcaggaggaggatgaagaggaggaagaggaggaggaggaagaggaggaagacattATAG TGACACTGAATGATCACGTGTGTAAGCATGAACATGAAGTCAGTTGTGGTGAGTGA
- the LOC116100348 gene encoding V-set and transmembrane domain-containing protein 1-like isoform X2 yields MDIDFIYLLCLGLCLCYGDDDENEELPRPSISAWPSSVVKCKSNVTLRCGTHFQNVTVTLGRLHNSQYQQQKRSLGREAEFHLTNLQLEDAGGYFCTYRTVVSHKWSGQSQLLRLVVTDGVGEGGGNCPRPSDSKLIFLTTFSCLCISLLFVSIFFIYRCTRQGSSHEEPPKRQEEDEEEEEEEEEEEEDIIVTLNDHVCKHEHEVSCGE; encoded by the exons ATGGACATAGATTTCATATACCTGCTTTGCCTGG GGCTGTGCCTGTGCTATGGAGATGACGATGAGAACG AGGAACTTCCCAGGCCTTCCATCAGTGCCTGGCCCAGCTCTGTGGTCAAGTGCAAGAGTAATGTCACTCTCCGATGTGGGACTCACTTCCAGAATGTTACAGTCACTCTGGGAAGGTTGCACAACTCTCAGTACCAGCAACAGAAGAGGTCACTGGGAAGGGAAGCTGAGTTTCACCTTACCAACCTGCAGCTTGAAGATGCTGGAGGCTATTTCTGTACCTACAGAACAGTAGTCTCCCACAAGTGGTCAGGACAGAGTCAGCTCTTACGGTTGGTGGTCACAG ATGGTGTGGGAGAAGGTGGAGGAAATTGCCCCAGACCATCAGACAGCAAACTCATCTTCCTGACCACCTTCAGTTGCCTCtgcatctctcttctctttgtctccatCTTCTTTATCTACAGATGCACTCGGCAAG GTTCATCACATGAAGAACCCCCCAAGAG gcaggaggaggatgaagaggaggaagaggaggaggaggaagaggaggaagacattATAG TGACACTGAATGATCACGTGTGTAAGCATGAACATGAAGTCAGTTGTGGTGAGTGA